CGACCGCGGCGACGGCTTCGGCGCTCACGCGACCCACCCAGAAGATGTCCGCGAGGTTGTAGGCGGTCTGGAGGAGGTTGCCGGCGACCAGCGGCCACGCGAGCCTGAACAGGCGGGGCGTCACCGATCCCGTCGTCATGTCGATGCGGCTGTCGGTATCTGCCACTGTCGGACTCGACGAACCGCCGGACCGTAAACCCACGCGAGTGACGCCGCGTGCGTCGAGCGCTCGCCAGCGCCGTATCGATACGGAGGTTTTTATGCGGAGGTCGTCTACCGGTGCTCCATGCAGCTCTCGGTGGTCGTGCCGACGCTCAACGGCCGGACCCAGCTCGCGGCGTGTCTCGACGCGCTCGCCGCGACGGCCCCCGAGAGCGAGGTCATCGTCGTGAACGGGCCCTCCGCCGACGGCACCACCGGGATGGTCAGGGAGCGCGAGGACGTCGACGTGCTCGTGGAGGTCGCCGACCGCAACCTCAACGTCGCCCGGAACGCGGGGATCGAGCACGCCACCGGCGAGTGGGTCGCGCTCGTCGGTCACGATCGGACTGTCGAACCGGGCTGGCGCGACGCGGTCGCGGCGGCGCTCGATCCAGGTCCAGCGCGCGCGGGCGCGCACGTCCATGCCGAGGGGTACGCGATGCCTGGCGGTCGCGAACGGGTGGGGGCGGTCACCGGCCCCACCGAGGCGGACGGCGATCGGAACGACGGCCCGGAGTCACGGACCATCGCCGGGCGAGAGGTGACGTACGTCGACGGCCGAAACGTCGCGTTCGCGCGCGACGCGCTCGACGCGCTCGACGGGTTCGACGAGTACCTCCGCACCGGCGGGGCGCGCGACCTCGCCCACCGACTCGCCGCGGCCGAGTACGCAGTGGCGTGGCAGGAGGGGATGTGTGTTCGGGACGCGGCCACCGTCGGTCCCGTGAGGCCGGACTCCCACGGAAGGGCAGCGATCTCCGACGGCGGCCGGACCGAGCGCGACTGGTACTGGAAGTATCGCGCGCTCGCCTACCGCCTCGTCAAGAACTACGGGGTTCGACCGACGACCGCGCGCCGCCTCGCGAGCCACGCCGCGCGCGACGCGTTCTCGGGGTTCGCCGGGGTCGCCAGAGGTAACGGGACCCCGTCGGCGTGGTTCGGCAACGGCCGGGACGTGCTCACCGGCTCGGGGCGCGGGGAAGGGGCGGGCCTCCTCGCACGGTGGCGCGACCGGGACCGACGAAACCCCAACGGGCTCTCCTCGCGGTCGGATCGTGCGGTCGCGATCTACGACCGGCGCTGAGCCGACGGTCGACGATCGGCGTTCGATTCTCGCGTTCCACCGACACCGCCGGACGACGCGCCACCCCTTGGCCATGTCGTGACACACCACCCCGCTCGCGTCCGGCGTTTTCTCGCCCCGCAGTAGGAAGCTTTATATAGAACCGCAAACGACCCGTTGGTGAGGAATCCATCATGGCACAGCAACAGCGCATGGGTGGACAGCCGATGTTCATCCTGAGCGAGGACACGGAGCGGACACGCGGTCAGGACGCACAGAGCTCGAACATCGCCGCCGGCAAGGCGGTCTCGGAGGCCGTGCGGACGACGCTCGGCCCCCGCGGCATGGACAAGATGCTGGTCTCCGATGCGGGCGACGTCGTCATCACGAACGACGGCGCGACCATCCTCGGCGAGATGGACATCGAGCACCCGGCGGCCCAGATGATCACGGAGGTCGCAGAAACTCAGGAGGACGAGGTCGGCGACGGCACCACGACCGCCGCCGTGCTCGCGGGCCAGCTGCTCGCCAAGGCCGAGAACCTCCTCGACGACGATGTCCACCCGACGACGATCGTCGAGGGGTACCACGAAGCGGCCCAGCTGGCCCACGAGGCCGTCGACGAGCAGGTGCTCGACGGCGACGACCTCGACGACGACCGGCTCCGCGGGGTCGCCCGCACCTCGATGACCGGCAAGGGCACCGGCGACGTCGGTGCCGAGGCGCTCGCCGAAACGGTCGTCGAGGCGGTCCGGCAGGTCGAGGGTGACGACGGCGTCGCGCGCGACGAGATTTCCATTCGAACGCAGACCGGTGCGAGTTCGAGCGCCACCGAACTCGTCGAGGGCGTCGTGAGCGAGGAGGAGCCGGTCCGCGAGGACATGCCGAAAAGCGTCGAGAACGCCTCGATCGCGGTGCTCGACGTCGAGTTCGACATCCGGGAGGCGAACGTCGACGCCGAGTACGACGTCTCCAGCGTCGATCAGCTGAACGCCGCGATCGACGCGGAGGAGAGCCAGTTCGAGCAGTACGCCGACGCGCTCGCCGACCTCGACGTCGACGTCGCGTTCGTCACCGAGGACATCGAGGATCGCGCAGCGGCGTACCTCGCCGAGGAGGGCGTCCTCGCCTTCGAGGGCGTCGACGACGACGA
This portion of the Halococcus agarilyticus genome encodes:
- a CDS encoding glycosyltransferase family 2 protein, with the protein product MQLSVVVPTLNGRTQLAACLDALAATAPESEVIVVNGPSADGTTGMVREREDVDVLVEVADRNLNVARNAGIEHATGEWVALVGHDRTVEPGWRDAVAAALDPGPARAGAHVHAEGYAMPGGRERVGAVTGPTEADGDRNDGPESRTIAGREVTYVDGRNVAFARDALDALDGFDEYLRTGGARDLAHRLAAAEYAVAWQEGMCVRDAATVGPVRPDSHGRAAISDGGRTERDWYWKYRALAYRLVKNYGVRPTTARRLASHAARDAFSGFAGVARGNGTPSAWFGNGRDVLTGSGRGEGAGLLARWRDRDRRNPNGLSSRSDRAVAIYDRR
- the thsA gene encoding thermosome subunit alpha; translated protein: MGGQPMFILSEDTERTRGQDAQSSNIAAGKAVSEAVRTTLGPRGMDKMLVSDAGDVVITNDGATILGEMDIEHPAAQMITEVAETQEDEVGDGTTTAAVLAGQLLAKAENLLDDDVHPTTIVEGYHEAAQLAHEAVDEQVLDGDDLDDDRLRGVARTSMTGKGTGDVGAEALAETVVEAVRQVEGDDGVARDEISIRTQTGASSSATELVEGVVSEEEPVREDMPKSVENASIAVLDVEFDIREANVDAEYDVSSVDQLNAAIDAEESQFEQYADALADLDVDVAFVTEDIEDRAAAYLAEEGVLAFEGVDDDEARSIVQATGASRVGAIEDLEESDLGEAEQVRVESFGEDELAFVEGGAATETVTVFARGGTDHVTDELERALHDGLDVVTAALDEGGVVPGGGASEVAIAAHVRDQTASIEGRRQLAVEAFADAIDVLPRTLAENTGMDPIDALVDLRSLHDSEGRAGLISEGQTGRADDPVEAGVFDPAAVKHEAIESATEAATMIARIDDVISADN